A single region of the Glycine max cultivar Williams 82 chromosome 20, Glycine_max_v4.0, whole genome shotgun sequence genome encodes:
- the LOC100810576 gene encoding transcription factor ABORTED MICROSPORES, translated as MQNLVERLRPLVGLNGWDYCIYWKLSEDQRFLEWLGCCCAGTESNQNAGEEHIFPVSSVASCRDSTYPHPRTKPCDLLSQLSTSIPIDNSGIHAQTLLTNQPNWVNYSNGMDPNILEETIGTQVLISVPGGLVELFVTKQVPEDHQLIDYVINQCIEAVNHSMSFHIDENSMSNMQSNPLIGDENEGNNNSRDTSTLQNMSSQWTSAVLQTNQEDQEHEHEHDTYQKSLMTTTDSQYVEPLEAKEKQEEDKDLLKNVVGRSDSMSDCSDQNEEEEDGKYRRRNGKGNQSKNLVAERKRRKKLNDRLYNLRSLVPRISKLDRASILGDAIEYVKDLQKQVKELQDELEENADTESNCMNCVSELGPNAEHDKAQTGLHVGTSGNGYVSKQKQEGTTVIDKQTQQMETCMSGVVLFVHKLCFCDLILSANLLNEMQPQVEVALIDGNEYFVKVFCEHRPDGFVKLMEALNTIGMDVVHATVTSHTGLVSNVFKVEKKDSETVEAEDVRDSLLELMRNRYRGWTHEMTATSGNSVESDQHQLHNHNQMGAYPHEFHS; from the exons ATGCAAAACTTAGTAGAGAGACTAAGACCCCTCGTGGGTTTGAACGGATGGGACTATTGTATCTACTGGAAATTGAGTGAAGACCAAAG GTTTCTTGAGTGGTTGGGATGCTGTTGTGCTGGCACTGAAAGCAATCAAAATGCTGGGGAAGAACATATTTTCCCTGTCTCTTCTGTGGCCTCATGCAGGGATAGTACATATCCACACCCCAGAACAAAGCCCTGCGATCTTCTTTCACAGCTTTCCACTTCCATACCCATAGATAATTCTGG GATTCATGCACAGACCCTATTAACAAACCAACCCAACTGGGTGAACTATTCCAATGGCATGGATCCTAACATCTTGGAA GAAACAATTGGGACCCAGGTTTTGATTTCGGTGCCAGGTGGACTAGTTGAACTGTTTGTAACTAAACAA GTGCCTGAAGATCATCAACTAATAGATTATGTCATAAACCAGTGCATTGAAGCCGTGAACCACTCAATGAGCTTCCACATTGACGAGAATTCAATGAGCAACATGCAATCAAACCCACTTATAGGCGATGAAAATGAAGGGAACAACAACAGCAGGGACACTTCCACCCTTCAGAACATGTCATCACAATGGACCTCCGCAGTATTG CAAACCAACCAAGAAGATCAGGAGCATGAGCATGAGCATGACACGTATCAGAAAAGCCTCATGACAACAACGGATTCACAATACGTGGAGCCTTTGGAGGCAAAAGAGAAGCAAGAGGAGGACAAGGACTTGCTGAAAAACGTTGTTGGTAGATCAGATTCAATGTCAGATTGCAGTGACCagaacgaagaagaggaagatggAAAGTATAGGAGGAGGAATGGGAAAGGGAACCAATCCAAGAACCTTGTGGctgagaggaagagaaggaagaagCTCAATGATAGGTTATATAACCTTCGTTCTTTGGTTCCTAGGATCTCTAAGCTGGATAGGGCATCCATTCTTGGAGATGCCATTGAGTATGTGAAGGATTTGCAGAAGCAAGTGAAGGAGCTCCAAGATGAGCTTGAGGAGAATGCAGACACTGAAAGCAACTGCATGAATTGTGTAAGTGAACTTGGGCCAAATGCTGAACATGATAAGGCCCAAACTGGGTTGCATGTGGGAACATCAGGGAATGGCTATGTCTCCAAACAAAAGCAGGAAGGTACTACTGTCATTGACAAGCAGACCCAGCAGATGGAG aCATGCATGAGTGGTGTTGTATTGTTTGTGCACAAATTGTGCTTTTGTGACTTGATTTTGAGTGCAAATTTGCTTAATGAAATGCAGCCGCAAGTGGAAGTGGCTCTGATAGATGGGAATGAGTATTTTGTGAAGGTGTTCTGTGAGCACAGGCCTGATGGGTTTGTGAAACTGATGGAGGCATTGAACACTATTGGCATGGATGTAGTGCATGCCACGGTAACCAGCCACACGGGACTCGTGTCAAATGTTTTTAAAGTGGAA AAAAAGGATAGTGAAACGGTTGAAGCTGAAGATGTAAGAGACTCACTGCTAGAGCTTATGCGGAACCGTTACAGAGGGTGGACTCATGAGATGACAGCAACGTCGGGAAATAGTGTGGAAAGCGATCAACATCAactccacaaccacaaccagaTGGGTGCCTACCCGCACGAGTTTCATAGTTAA